A genomic window from Silene latifolia isolate original U9 population chromosome 11, ASM4854445v1, whole genome shotgun sequence includes:
- the LOC141614556 gene encoding uncharacterized protein LOC141614556, which translates to MATDSANSIPESKNTASFSIVPVENPGARITQTLLNGKNYDEWCRTLRLALLAKGKLDYVDGTISKPDPSDSDYKSWRSANALVCMWIYNSIEPDLRTSISLPEEATQLLLHIKHRFILVNDAQIFQLESDIIACKQGPTETIMSYFGRIKKLWDDLLESDALPTCDCNPCSCNLKAHLDIRRDKKRVRSFLMGLDARYGVLRSHILGTDPLPSLNQIYSRLQHEEGMRNTLQNSNPIPQPEPMIYAVTTTPYGYQNSGGTSVNRGQTNAGGFLDPCSEPGSCKTDLPYVQETRALIQKLLSGHRKFS; encoded by the coding sequence ATGGCGACCGATTCTGCAAATTCGATTCCTGAATCCAAGAATACCGCTTCTTTCTCGATTGTTCCGGTCGAAAATCCCGGAGCACGAATCACACAAACATTGCTCAATGGCAAAAACTACGACGAATGGTGCCGTACCCTCCGTCTCGCTCTCCTTGCAAAAGGAAAACTCGATTATGTTGATGGCACCATCTCCAAACCCGATCCCTCTGATTCCGATTACAAGTCTTGGCGCTCTGCTAATGCCTTGGTTTGTATGTGGATTTACAATTCCATAGAACCGGACCTCCGAACATCGATCAGCCTGCCGGAGGAAGCCACGCAGTTGCTACTCCACATCAAGCACCGTTTCATCCTGGTAAATGATGCTCAAATATTTCAATTAGAAAGTGATATTATTGCTTGTAAACAGGGACCAACTGAGACAATTATGTCTTACTTTGGCCGCATCAAAAAATTATGGGACGATCTATTAGAAAGCGATGCCTTGCCGACATGCGACTGCAACCCATGCTCCTGTAATCTGAAAGCACACTTGGACATCCGTCGGGATAAGAAACGGGTACGCTCTTTCCTCATGGGTCTCGATGCTAGGTATGGTGTTCTTCGTTCTCATATTTTAGGCACCGATCCTCTACCGTCTTTGAATCAAATTTATAGTCGTCTTCAACATGAAGAAGGTATGCGTAACACTCTTCAAAATTCGAACCCCATTCCCCAACCCGAACCCATGATCTATGCGGTGACTACCACACCCTATGGCTATCAAAATTCAGGGGGGACTAGTGTAAACAGGGGACAAACGAATGCAGGGGGGTTCCTTGACCCCTGCTCCGAACCCGGTTCCTGTAAAACAGACTTGCCTTACGTGCAAGAGACCCGAGCACTCATTCAAAAGCTGCTTTCAGGTCACAGGAAATTTTCCTGA
- the LOC141612238 gene encoding large ribosomal subunit protein eL39z/eL39x-like encodes MPSHKSFMIKKKLAKKMRQNRPIPHWIRMRTDNTIRYNAKRRHWRRTKLGF; translated from the exons ATG CCGTCACACAAGTCGTTCATGATCAAGAAGAAGCTCGCGAAGAAGATGAGGCAGAATCGTCCTATTCCCCACTGGATTCGTATGAGGACCGATAACACCATCAG GTACAATGCGAAGCGTAGACATTGGCGCCGCACCAAGCTAGGGTTCTAA